The Acidipropionibacterium virtanenii DNA segment ACTCGCCGCCGCAGGGCTCGCCGCCCTGCTGGCCCTCACCGGCACCGCATGTTCGGGATCCGGTGACGGATCCTCACAGGGCGGCGGCCAGGTCACCCTGAAGCTGTGGACCGGATTCACCGGAGGGGACCGGCCCGGCTACGACACCATCGTCAAGGACTTCGAGAAGTCCCACCCCAACATCAAGATCGAGAGCACCGTCCAGCCCTGGGACACATCCAGCAGAAGCTGCCCTCGGCCTGGCTCACCGGCCAGGGGCCCGACATCGCGGCCGTCAGCTCCGACCCGAACGCGGTGGCCCAGTACGTCAAGACCAACTCCGTGCTACCGATCACCAACACCGGCTCGGGAGACACGAAGATCAACACCGACGCCTTCGCCCCCGGCATCGTCAAGGAGTTCACCTACAACGGCAAGCTCTACGGCGTCCCCGCCAACTTCGCCACCCTGAGCCTCTACTACAACAAGACCCTCTTCAAGAACGCCGGGATCGCCAATCCCCCGACCACCGTCGCCGAGATGAAGCAGGACGCCAAGAAGCTCACCACCGGCGGCAAGTACGGCATCGCCCTGGCCGACAACAACACCATTCAGATGTGGCCCATCCTCCAGTGGCTGGAGGGCGGCGACATCGTCAACTCCAAGAACTGCAGCGTCCTGCAGACCACCGAGGGCCAGAAGAGCCTCACCGACTGGACGAACCTCGTCGTCAAGGACAAGGTGAGCCCGGTCGGGCTGACCGGCGCCGAGGCCGACTCGCTGTTCTCCGCCGGCAAGGCCGCGATGGAGATGAACGGCCCCTGGGCCGCCCCCGGCTACAAGTCGGCCGGCGTCGATTTCGGCATCGTCAAGATCCCCACCGGCGTCGACGGCAAGTCCGCCACCCTCGGATCCGTCGCCCCGCTGTCGATCTC contains these protein-coding regions:
- a CDS encoding sugar ABC transporter substrate-binding protein yields the protein MDRIHRRGPARLRHHRQGLREVPPQHQDREHRPALGHIQQKLPSAWLTGQGPDIAAVSSDPNAVAQYVKTNSVLPITNTGSGDTKINTDAFAPGIVKEFTYNGKLYGVPANFATLSLYYNKTLFKNAGIANPPTTVAEMKQDAKKLTTGGKYGIALADNNTIQMWPILQWLEGGDIVNSKNCSVLQTTEGQKSLTDWTNLVVKDKVSPVGLTGAEADSLFSAGKAAMEMNGPWAAPGYKSAGVDFGIVKIPTGVDGKSATLGSVAPLSISAKTKHPKEAQEFLAFWTGKTTQKKFSLQTGFPPVRTDLVDDAELKANQTVAVFQSQTADSRMYLPQVPSATKVDSDAYVPLIGNITRGKSLASETATAAKTINSLTGCQQ